The genomic segment cccgacccactggatcaacagcatttccagaagtaaatgctgtaagtaaaaatgaatttatacctggaaaccaaaatcaatttcaaagacaaggttttggtcgaggtcgaggtcgaggtcgtggacgtggacgtggacgtggaattggtcgtggtcgtggacgcggccgtggttttgaaaataatagagatagttataactcatctcaaaagagcgtcccaaaccatccacagaaaagacatcatgagaatacaagtgttaatgagaatcactcaaaaagatatgaaagttcttgttacagatgtggtactccaggacattggtccaaagtttgtcgagcccctgagcacctttgtaaactttataaagaatcattaaaggagaaagaaaaggagaccaacttcactgaacgcagtgaccgtttgagtgattcaactcatcttgatgctggtgattttatgaatgatttctctggaaatgatcaacatgttggtgggatagaaatgaacaattttgatgctgcagattttctcaatgatttttctgaaaatgaacaatatagtgatagaatataaatgtacaataatttgtttttcatgtattcatataataatgttttattgtacaattatgatatgtgttatatttatatatgtattgtcagtaattttatttcattgcatatttttttgaagttcaaatatggaaaatgctatgagcaaagctgaagcttgcatacccgatagtggtacaacgcacactatcctccgagataaaagatatttcttggaactaaaaccaacaaaaacaacggtgaacacaatatcaggtcctgtatacttgattaaaggatgtggtaaagcacaatttttgttacctaatggtacaaaatttttgatcaatgatgctttatattcaccacaatcgaaaagaaatttgttgagttttaatgatatatattcccatgggtatgatactcaaacaatgaatgaagggaatgagaaatatatgtgtcttatcacatataaatcaggaaagaaatatgtgattgaaaaactatcaatgctccctactggattgcattatacacatataagtcccattgaatcaaacttggtagttgataattcctcgatattaaccaattggcatgatcgattgggacatcctggttcaacaatgatgcgaagaattatagaaaatacacatggtcatccactgaaagaccagaagatctttcagaataataagtttcaatgtaaagcatgttctcttggaaaacttattataagaccatcaccagtcaaaatccaaactgaatcaccaatgtttcttgaacgtattcagggtgatatttgtggaccaatccatccaccatgtggaccattcagatactttatggtattgattgatgcctctagcagatggtcacatgtatgtttattgtcaactcgaaatgttgcatttgcaagattacttgctcaaataataaaattgaggaatcaatttcccgattatacaatcaagaaaattagacttgataatgctggtgaatttacttcccagactttcaatgattattgtatgtctatgggaatcattgttgagcatcctgttgctcatgtacatacacataatggattggctgaatcattgattaaacgtctgcaaatgattgctagaccaatgattatgaaaacaaagctctctatttctatatggggacatgcaattttacacgttgcttcattaattcgcatcagaccaagtgcatatcataaatactctccattgcagcttgcatttggtaaagaaccagacatttctcatctgagaatttttggatgtatggtgtatgtgcctattgcaccaccacaacgaaagaaaatgggatctcaaagaaaggttggaatttatatcggttatgatagtccatcaatcattcgatatcttgaacctcagacaggagatgtgttcacagcacgttttgctgattgtcattttaatgaggaaatcttcccaatgttagggggagaacaaaaacataccgaaaaagaaattacatggtatgtatcatcattgttacatctggatccaagaacaaaacaatgtgaaaaagatgtacaacaaattgtacacttacaaagaatagcaaatcaaataccagatgcatttgcagacacaaaaggggtaactaaatcatatatacatgctgcaaatgcccctgctcgaattgaaattccaaagaaacaaatggaagatactcatgatgtcattaaacgcctgaagcgtggaaggccagtcggtttcaaggataaaaatcctcgaaaaagaaaattcatagagaaacatgatgatcacaaaatagagaatgttgttcctgaagaaacacatgatgatgaaaatgttctgtcagaaccacaaactgacgagaatcatgaaatctctatcaattacattaatactggaaaaatatggaaccgaaaagatatagatgaaattgatgatatattttcttataaagtggcaatcgacatcataaatgataatgaagatcatgaaccaaaatcttttggtgaatgtaaaaatcggcaggactggataaaatggaaagaagccatccaggttgaattggattcgctaaataaacgtaatgtttttggacctatagtccttacacctgaaggtttaaaacctgttggatacaaatgggtttttattcgaaagcgaaatgagaaaaatgaaatagtaagatataaagctcgacttgttgcacagggtttttctcaaaggcctggaattgattatgaagaaacgtattctcctgtgatggatgcaattacgtttcggtatttgattagcttggcggtatctgaaaatttagaaatgcgtcttatggatgttgttacagcttacttatatggatcagttgatagtaatatatatatgaaaatccctgaaggatttaagatgcctgaagcacaaagttcaaaacccagggaatgttattctgtgaaattacaaagatcattatatgggttaaaggaatcaggtcgaatgtggtataatcgactaagtgatcacttgatgaaaaagggatatgtaaataattcaatatgcccttgtgttttcattaagaaaacaacatccggatgcgtaattattgctgtatatgttgatgatttaaacatcattggaacgaataaggaaattcaagaagttgtgtcatacttgaaggaagaatttgaaatgaaggatcttggaaaaaccaagtattgtctgggtttacaaattgaacaaaaagaatgtggaatgtttgttcgccagacaaattatacagaaaagatccttaaacgttttaatatggataaagcaaatcctttaagtactccaatggttgttagatcattaaacatagaaaaagatccattccgtccatgtgaagatgatgaagatattcttggtctagaagtaccatatctaagtgccatcggtgcccttatgtaccttacaaattgtacaaggcctgatatatcttttgccgtgaatctgttggcaagatttagctcatatccaacaaagagacactggaacggaattaaacatatattccgttatctacgagaaacgacagacttgggacttttgtattcaaaagatgctaatccaagtataattggttatgctgatgctggatacttatctgatccacacaaggcacgttcccaaactggatatgtatttactcgtggaggcactgcaatatcttggcgttcacagaaacaaacgctcgtaacaacttcatcaaatcatgccgagattattgcactacatgaagcaagtcgtgaatgcgtgtggttaaaatcaatgacccaacatatccaaatctcatgcggattatcattcgacgagaagcctgtgatactatatgaagataatgctgcatgtgttgctcaaatgaaagaaggatacataaaaagcgacagaactaaacatattcctcctaagttcttcgcattcaccaaggagcttgagaagaataaatgtattgatgttcgtcacattcaatcaagtgaaaactcatcagatctcttcacaaaggcacttcctacctcaatattcagaaagcacatatataatattgggatgcgcaatctacgaaatttgtgaagaattgttcgtgtcaacatgagggggagtttacgtgactgcactctttttcccttactatggtttttatcccaatgggtttttcctagtaaggtttttaacgaggcagtacaaaaacacgtaatgaatacatcatcgtatcatgatcatcatcacaagggggagtgttgaaataatatattttaatatggaaaaagtaatagttgaatatttgaatgttgaaaataagagttgtaaagttagaaatttgtgtgtgatgatgtaggtaatgatgtattttatttttggattatgtgtaatgaaactctataaatagatctctcatttgtgaagaaaatcacaattgagtagagagaaaaatattataaagtgtgtagtttggtaaattttgagagtttgagatttttactttttaccataaatttttactttttcacaacaatttAGTCACCACAACGAATTATTAGAGCTATCAAAAAAGGCTCAGCTTGTCCAACCAATAAAATAGATGGTTGAGTTGACAATTTTTCGATCCGTCAAAATGGAGGCTCGACCTGTCTAATATGACAATTAAAGCTGTTAAAACTGATTAGGCCGTCTGTCACGTAAAATAAGTGAGTTTGGTTGGCAATTTCGCGATCCACCAAAGACGACCGGCAAATCGCCTTTCCTGTTTCGGGATTATGATAGGACGGAGTATCACAAAGTGCATCTTTCTCCGGATGATGTCCGTACTTGTGCATCCTTTGAGTAAAAAATTGCCAAATGAAATTTCCTTGCAAGTGAAATTAATTTCACATTCCTCGTAACAAActctaaattatttttatacttATAATTTTAAACTAATTCTTGAAATCCAACTTTAtcaagtaaaataaaataaaataaattaaccatataaattataggcaaaaacttatgtgagacggtctcacgggtcgtattttgtgagaacgatattttatttgagtctttttgctaagagtattaatttttattgttaatatcggtaaagttgacccgtctcacagataaagattcgtgagacttctcacaagagacctactataAAGATTCGGATTAATTAATTTAACTGGAAATTGTTGACTGGTGACACATCAAATTCGAAGATTTCATCTTCATGTCAATTTTTAGCCATGCACCTTGAGTGACgcatttaatttattatgtcatattaattttttttttgtctttttaaaataaaaataaaattaagtaGCTAATGTGTAACGTTACGTGTCATTAAAGGTGGCTAAAAATAGCCATGAAGACAAAATTTGATGTCCACGTCACCAAGCTCGACCGGGTAATTGGCTAAATAACCTCGGTCAActctttttttaagaaaatgaccTGCTCAAGtgtatatgaattatatcattttcttaaaaaaatagttgaccgaggttaaaaaataaaataccctgCTCGACCGCCTACTCATCAATTTCTGCTCAAATTAAATAATCTGATgtaaaaatgactaaaatagCAAATAGGTAAACATACTATATATTGACCATAATTTGATTAGTTAGATGACTGAATCCCAAAAAATCcaaaattgacaaaaacttgcgTGAGATGGTCACccaatcgtattttgtgagacaaatatcttatttgggtcattcatgaaaaattattactttttatgctaaagttttactttttattgtgaatatcagtaagattgacccgtctcacagataaagattcgtgagaccgtctcacaagatacctactcaTCAAAGTTTTATATTCCCCTTATAATTAAGATGCATATATACTCGTtgaacttgttttttttttttgacaagaAAGCTCGCAATTTTTATTACTATAGATCATCCATTACAAGCCTACTCAACCAAGATGGAAATTCGCCATTCACCCATACAAAGGATGAAGGGGAAGAAAAAGCAAAATGAGCAATAGTATGAGCTACTCTATTAGCCTCTCTACGAACATGCACAATCTCTGAAACAACTGGCTGCTTCAACATGGGTATAATCTCTGCTGCACAAGCTCCAGTGTAACTATGGTTCTCTAAGTCGATAGTGACTGCTTGCACTGCCAAAAGAGAGTCAGATGCCACCTGCACATCTTCAAAATTCAGTTCTTATAGGAGACTAACACCCTCCCTAATTGCCAAAAGTTCCCCATGAACAACAGAAATTGGCTGGTTAATTTGCTTGCCAAAAGCCATCAACAACCGGCCTTGCTTGTCCCGCACAACTCCCCCTACGCAGTAGTGGCTTAGTTGGTTGTTGACCGCTGCATCGATGTTAAGTTTTAATGTACTAGCTCTCGGCGGTGTCCAAGACTTCTCCGGTTTCCCCCTCGCGTTCTTCGTGCATAGGTTTCCTGATTCTTTTGCTTTACGATAGTCGGCAAGGAAGGTTAAGCTCCAGTCCACATCCATAGTAATCGAGCCCCTTCTGCATAAAGTTTTGTTTAACTTTCTAGATAGCCCAAGCATGCATagcaaaattctcaaattcctcTTTAGTTAGTTGTTCTTTCATCCACAAACAGAGATCCATAGTGCAATCCCACTGCACAGCTCTCAGCAGGAACGCAAATGATGTGTTCTTCCAGAGGTGTTTGATATAAGCACAGTAAAATAAAGAGTGGCACGTGGAATCATAAGAGAACTTGCATAGATCACAGGCTTCATTAACC from the Primulina eburnea isolate SZY01 chromosome 3, ASM2296580v1, whole genome shotgun sequence genome contains:
- the LOC140827442 gene encoding uncharacterized protein yields the protein MDVDWSLTFLADYRKAKESGNLCTKNARGKPEKSWTPPRASTLKLNIDAAVNNQLSHYCVGGVVRDKQGRLLMAFGKQINQPISVVHGELLVASDSLLAVQAVTIDLENHSYTGACAAEIIPMLKQPVVSEIVHVRREANRVAHTIAHFAFSSPSSFVWVNGEFPSWLSRLVMDDL